CCAAAGTATAATAATTATGTCTTTGGGCTTAAAGTCCAAGTTCTATAGCTAATTTAATGTGGCTACATTAATCCCaaatcaaataaaattcaaataaagagGGATATTTCTGCCTGcgtcaaggggaaaaaaatgcctgCTCAACAAAGGGGGCACCCTGAGAGCTAAACCTATtgagaatggaatatttttttatgtaGGAAAGACTGCtgaccacctcttctttatccattcgtctatggATGGactcttaggttgcttccatatcttggctattgtaaataatgctgcagtaaacacaagggtccatatatcttttcaaactagcatttttgttttctttgagtcaatacccagtagtggaattactggattgtatggtatttctatttttaattttttgaggaaccttcatactgtttttcagagtggctgcaccaatccacatttccaccaacagttcatgttgttcccttttctccacatcctgaccaacacttgtttcttgtctttttgatactagccattctgacacgtatgagttggtatctcattgtggttttgaattgcatttccctggtgattagtgatgttgaacatcttttcatgtgtctgtcggccatctgtatttcttctttgggaaaatatctattcatgtcttctgcccattttttaaattggattatttgtttttccagtgttgagttgtgtaagttttttttttttttttttttttaaagattttatttatttatttgatagagacacagcgagagagggaacacaatcagggggagtgggagagggagaagcaggcttcccgctgagcagggagcccgatgtggggcaaGTTgtgtaagtttttatatattttggatattaaccccttataggatatgtcatttgcaaatatcttctcccatttagtaggttgccttttctttttgttaatgttttcctttgctgtgcagaagcttttttattttgggtgTAGTcttagtagtttatttttgcttatttctctgGCCAGAAGAGACATATCTTGAACCCACAGCCCTTCTTGATTTCCTATTTTGACTTGGCACAATGCACCCCTTATATTTTGCAGTCTGCTGACAGGACTCTttcaaccacatttttttttctgtctacttCCAGGCGTTCAGATCAACAAGATACAGACTGCTGAAAAAGCAGAAATTATGCAAAGGAGAGAAGCTGAGATTTCACATGATAGGATATTGAGTCTGAGGCTACTTACTGTTAGACTGACACTAGCCAGGAGACAGTCCTTGAATTCATATATCGAATAATAGTACATCAAATAAGGCAGTGTGGATAGATATTCCCTTTCTGAGTCACACCGTCAAGAGGCAGTCTCCAGGGATGCCAGGCCGTCAGCAAGGAGGAAGAGGCCTGCTCCAGCAGCGAGAGAACTCATTGCACTTGAGGTCAGGCTGCTCATGGcctgaaaaagaaattctgcacTGGGATCTCACGGCAGAAGCAGCATGTGATACAGTTACCTCTCCATCCACTGCACTACAGTGATGCTTCCCTGAATCTGTTTCCCCTCTAAGCTGCGTACTCCTGGAGGCACAGACTGTGTTCTGTGTATCCCTCTTCACTGTCTGTTTATCACCTGGTATAGttagcaaatgtttgttgagtgcaAGAATGCATGAATAATTCCTCCTTCAGGATAGGGGTTCTGGCCCCTTGGCTCTCTGCAGACAGAGGTGACACTGCTCAAACCACTACCAGTATATTCCTTGACTTCCTCAACAGCCTTAGAATCATTCTGTTGCTTTAAGATCTTCTAGAATATGTCCTTTGGTCCCTCCTAGACCAATCTATGGCTTTTCTTtccataaaagagaaaactggagAAGCTGGAATACCTACCTATAGGTGGATGAAGCCTGAGAACCACATGCACCACACTCTCTCCTGGGTCATATTCTACATTTCAGGGTAAAGGGTTCTCACAGAATCTGGTTCCTCTGCAAAGACACTGATGTGCTAGATTCTGTGCCAGGTTCCCAGCATATGCTCTTTTCTATTTGAACATCATTGTAGGATACTGTGGGTTGGGAGGATGGTTGCTCTGCCCCCTACTCCCTGAACCTGGTAGCTATGTGGCTTCAAGTGCTGAGTTACCAAAGGAAGAGCACACGGAATGGGCAGTGTGTTTGCCCAGAGCTGCCACATGGGCAATGGAGCCCACATATTGTCTTGCGTCCTATATGCGGAGCCCATATCATACCGGGTCATCCCAAGTATTGTTTTCCCTTTTAGGGTGTTCAGGACACTTGGGAAGCCACCTGTGAGATTCACATATTCATCttccacattttataaatgagaaaactgaagcccagagaaggaaggaactTTTTTGAGCACACAGATGGgtcagtgacagagctgggacaaGAGTATAGGTTTCCTGGTTCCAAGTCCAGAACTCTGACTCCATCCAATGGGGTGAACATTTCAAAATTCTGTCCACTCATTCTGGGGTTTAGATTCTAGCTTTAAGTATCAGGAACATATACCAGCCTCATACACCATCTTAGGTGCCTTCATCCATAGCTAACTACACCCTGGATCTTCCTGAGTGAGGATGTGGCTTTTCCCTAAGTTATCTTTGTGAGTGTGAggcaggggaaaaaagggaaaggttGCTATGGAGAACATCAAAGACCCCACCCACACATTCCTGACTTTTGTCAGGAAAGTGGCTACAGTCTGATAATTCCTTGTTTCTGAGGGGGTGGAGGAGCTAACCACAGGATCTAAGCCCACACACCTGTGCCTCTGACCTTGCCATTTAGGGAAATTGACTCATTATGAGACCGGTTTTTCCAGAAAAAGGATCTCTAGGGTCTAGCTGGGATGGTCATCTACCCTATTCAGGGCCAAGATAATAAACTATAGACTcatggtatatttaaaaatttctactgTTTAAGCAACTGAGGTAAATCTCCAAGCTTAGAATATGATCTGGGCCTACATTATGTAGGGGAAGAGCACTGGTCTAGAAGGCAGGGAATTTGGTGTTTACACCCAGTTCACCAGTGGACCAGCAGTGAGAACTTGGGTTCTCTCCCTGCTCAGAGTCCTATTTTCGTAAGTTGTGAATGGAAACTTTAAACTAGAGTAATTAATCCTCAAGTTCCCTTTATTCCAATGAGCTGAGATTTGATAGTTCTCATACTTACAAAGGGCTTAGTTGACTTTTTCCCAGAAATAATTGAGAGGGATCCAGTAATGGCAAACTgctcagaaaagagagaaataatcagTTTAGTTGTCTTGTGGAAATGAGGCCACCATGTTACTATTAATCAATAAGTAATGTAAAACTTTTAGGGACATAACACTGTAGGAATGGTGTGGGTCCATATTGATAAAGTCCTGATTTCCACTCTCAGGATGCTTACATTGACTTTGAAAAATAGGCAGATGCACATAGGATCTGGGTTTATGTTAGCAAAAATCACTGTGAGCTGAGGTGGCCTGGAGAGAAGGTGTACACAGAGGGAGGAGAGTAGTGCTGAATTACAAGGTGGGAAGAGAGGAGGTTGAGAAAGACCAATGACCTGAAGGTATAGGAAGGTGGGAGCAACCAACAGAAACACTCAGGAAAGGGGCTCTGATGGCACAAGGTACAGAAGCATGTGGGCTTCAAGTATTGGTGTAGGGGGCCTGAGTTAGACTGGGAGCTGAGGAAGGTGGGAAGTACAAGGATAGATGTGAAGAGTCTTTCAGACTGAAGCCCCAGAAGTCAGTATTTGAGCCCAGTGGTGGTAAGGATCCAGCTGGTGGAGGAGAATATTCTGAAAAGCTGAAACATTGGTTAAGCTTGTGGCTCTTAGGAATTGGTAGTCACAGACAAAGAGGGTCCAGCATGACCTATTTATACCTTTCATAAGGGAATGTGGGAGCCACAACTACTGATCAGATAGAGATATATGGGCAAATTATGCTCTGGGGGCAAGAGAAGGGCTGCATAGTTTGTGTTTACACAAAGGCTATATCCATACAGTGGTGGTGCCTTCATAGAATTCATCTGCCCAgaatgtgtgctttttttttttttccctttgtacaAGATACTACGTGGAAAATAAGTGGCCCTTTGTGGGAGGCATGACTAGGCCCTGGCTATCTCCAAAGAAAAGGATTGACTGGGCCTTTCTCCATGAGTAATTAGATGGAAGCCAGCAAAAACGTTTTCCAAATTCTCAGGATTACTTCTGAACACATAACAGGTGTCCTTGCCTCCCATGAATTTTATTACCAGTTTAATTCTCTGCAACCCGTGGCATCTACCAGTGGTGctcattctgttttaaaaatgatcttttcaCTCTCTACCTGGCAGGTGGATGATTCTTAAACTGGAGGAAATCCAATGACCTCATCAAAGGCCCAAAGAAGAATgtgaaaaattttacatttttccagaGATAGGCTGTGAGGCCAGGTAAGAAATAATGTACTGGTATGCCCACTGTATTAGCCTCTTGCCTCCTGCCCCAACCAGCCACTCCCTGGGATGCTGACACAGGAGGAGGGATTAAGCccctctgctgctcttcctgAATTAGAGAAACGTGACATGGGACAATGACAGAGGGAAAGTCAGAGGCCTTGGCTGCCTTCTCCTCTATCCCTACCTCTTGGGAGTCATGGAGTGACTTAGCACCTACTTAGCATTTAGAAAGCATATCCTCTCTTGGAGACCCCACTCTACTCACACATAGAGCTCCTACAAATGGGTACCCAGACATCAAAATGGTGGAAATTGTTGGCTTGAAGTGGGAAGAGTGGGGAGCAGAAACCAAAATGGCACCCAAACTTGAAATCAACAGGCAACACAGGATCTGGATAATCTACAAGAGACAAGAAGGAAAATTCTAGGAACACACTTTGAACAGATGAAAGTGATTGTTTGAATCTAAGTTGTGTTTATAAAGAGTATAAAATATGCTATAATTGGCCAtgttaaaaaggagaaaagggggcacctgggtggctcagtcagttaagcctgcttaagattctctctctccctttctttctgttccccCTGCTCCGCTCAtgtgtgctcaatctctctctcacacacacacaatttaataaaaaggaaaaaaaggtgttACAAGGAGCCAGTAGGCATTCTCTAAGAGAAAGAAAGTCATGTATAACTAACCTCTTCTCTTCTGATAGGATTATTAAACTAGCAAGTCAGGAAGTGATCCTATGtacattttaactttattttgaaaaagatagttgataatttgttgttgttgttctaggAAAAGCAAATGGAGAAAATTTTTCTGGACACTAGTTCGGTTAGATGGGTGTAGAAAGAAAACTTATCAAAGAAGAGTGAATAAAGGACTCAATTTCGTTTGAAATAAAATAGAGCAGAAAGTCTCTAGTGCATAATCCATCTTATTCATCATtggattttaataataattactattttcaTGACAccagtgataataataataatctgtatTTGTTGAACACTTTCTATACTCTGATTAttcatctcatcttttttatggatgagaaaaatgaggcaccAGAATAAAAATAGTTTGTATAAGGCCACACAAATGGCCGAGTAAAAGAACTAGGATTTACCCATTACTTTGATCTAGAACCCACACTCTAACCCACTGTTTAATGCACATGCAATTGAAAGATGATACAAACATAGGAGAAATAACCTGAAGTCAAGAGAATTCAACCATTCatataattaatatgtattaaatatctaTTGTGGGCCAGCACCAGggaaatgaaacatgaaaatcaCTGCCACTGGCCATGTATTATGTGCTTTACAGATATGTTCCTTGGAAAGTATAGAATGGGTTAAGAGCAAAGTAGTAGGAAATGAGGTCTGAGAAGTACTGGGGGCAGGGTGCAAACCATGTAGGGCTTTGTTGGCTATTTTACCTTTCATTGCCTTTCATTCTGAGTAAAAAGGGAAGTGAAGTGGATAATTTTGAACGAAGAGATTACATGatccaatttatatttttaaaggatcattctacctgctgtgttgagaatagattATAAGGAAACAGAGCAGGGAGATCAATAAGGAGGGCGTTGCAGTAATTCACATGTGAGATGATGTTGACTTGAAAGAAGATGTTAACAGTGGAGATAGTAAGATGTAGTTGGATTCTAGATGCATGATGAAGATTAAACCTGTAGGATTTGCTGAGAGTTTGTGGATTATAAAACATAGGAATGAAGGTTGCCTCCAAGGGTTTTGGCTTGAGCATCTGAAATGATGGAATTGACATTGATCTGAGCTGGGGAATGTTGTATGAGGGGTGGGTTTGGGGACAAAGATGAGGATTTCAGTCTGGGACAGGTTAGGGGAGAGATGTCTAGTAGATACCCAAGTGGAAATGTATATAGGTTGTTAGACATATGAGTCTTAAGCTTAGAGGAGAGAGCCAGGTAAGGGATATAGTCTTTTTCCCCCAAGTCCTAAgtgaagataatatttaaaactatattacTGGATGGGATCACCATTGCAACAGATACAGAAACAAAATGGAATCAAGGACTAAGCTATCAAATACTCCAAATGTAGGAtctgagaaataaatagaaacagtAAAGGAGTATAAAAGGAGCagcaaagagggaaagaggaaaaccaGAAGAATGTGGTGTCCAAGAAGCCAAGTGATTAAAATGTTTCAAGTAGGAGAGAGTAGTCAGCTGCATTAAACACTTCTACTAGTTCAAGAACATTAATAACTAAGACTTAGAAATTAGGTTACTAATGTGGAGCAATGGGGACAAATGACATTGGGTGTGATTCAAGAGAGAATATCATTCCAGAGGAACTGGAAACACTGACTTTCTACCCCTTAGAGGAGTGTTGCTGGGAAGGCAAGTGACCAGCGGGCAGTAGCTGAAGGGGGTGTGaagttataattatttgtttctgcttttttgttctcAAGATGGGAGAAATTACAGTAAGATTCTGTGCTCatggaaatgataaaaagatTTGCAGAGAGAATAGGAAGAATTACTGGAACAAGTGATAAGGGATGGGATCTACTGTACAAAGGGAGGGTTATCATCAGTTAGAAGATGGACGTCCTATTGGtaatggggagaggagagagaatataTGGCACAGATATGAATAATTTCAGATGTGTAGCAGCTTGTGGACATTCTCCCCAGATTGCCtcaatttttatagtattttaggAAGCAAGGTAATCAGTGGAGAAGGAAGAAACCTCAGAGGTTTCAGGGGATAGAATGTATGAAATAGTTTTCTGGGGTAGTAGGAAAGTGAATGGATGAAGGAAAGATCATGTTCTTTTTAGACAGCTTTTACAGTCCTTTTGAGGTTATGGTCATAATCAAAAGTGGAGTCCTTGTGTGTGTTTTCAGCCAAGGTTAGTTGCATGGGTTCAGGTGTAGAATAAGCAAATGGGCAAAGCTAGAATTAAACCAATGTTGCAGTTTTTCCTGAAGATTATGCCTTAAGTTGAGGAGCACAAGGCTGTTGAGGGTGTTAACAAGAGAGAGTGAACTATGGGATCTTGGCTAGGTGAGAAAGGCTCTGTGAAATAGGAATATTATCAATAAGTCTCAGTGAGGTTAAAGAGAGTCAACATAGAGTCAGAGGGAGTGACCTGGAAAGATCAGAGTTGGTGGAGTATGGGATGCTTGAAATGTAAGTAATGGTGGCTTTATTGCTTTTAGTATTGATAAGGCCCAGGATATGACTCACAGAATGTTTGTCTAAGGAAGGATGGGCAAGATACCTGTGGAGAAGAGGTCAAGGAACAGAGAGGACGTGATACTGGAGGGATCATAAACATGAAGATTGAAACAGTCAAGGCTTATGATAGGACCTCTCCTGGAAGGAGTGACAGTGATTGAGGACAATATCtcgaaaagaaaaggcaaattacCCAGGAGAGTAAAAAAAGTGGCAATGACCTGGAGTCCTCCTGTATAGCAAGAGGACTTTGAGAATGgggctctgtttcttttttcttttaactgtatATTTCACCTATTATCCTAAGTGTGTAAAATACTGGCGGGGCCATTGAAGGTGCTCAAAAATGGCAGctgaatgtgtgaatgaataaacacagtAAAACGTGTTTGTGATTCTAGGCCACATGTAGGCTAGATTGTAGGGAACAGGGTAAGCCTGCAAGGAAACTGTTGTTTGGAAGAAGTAAATTGAGGAGTGAGTACTCGTAAATGATAGCAGGAAGACAAGCattaattggttttattttcaagCAACATGTTCATCAAACGATTTTTCTAAGGATGATCACTTTTCAAATTTGCCAGTACAtcatttaatgttattttctaaaacaCTGATTATTTTTACGTTTTTAAACTAAACTCAgtcttctgaaattttaattctcCTATCAATTCTCCATTATTCCTAATACTAGAATTACCTAATAGAAAGTTTTGAAGTTCATGACTGTTTAAATTGCTGGAGATAATTATTCTTTCCCTTGCTCAAAATatagataactttttaaaaatatcttttttaggGGTAGAAGACTTAATTAGGATTTTACATAAAAAGGGTTattatggtttgtttttcttttttaaagtgggagtgaggggcgcctgggtgattcagttggttacgtgtctgccttcagttcaggtcatgatcccagagtcctgggattgaaccccacattggggctgcctgctcaggggggagcctgcttctccctgtcctcctcctccctgctcacgctctctctctctctgtcaaataaataaataaaatcttttaaaaaaaagtgggagtgAATTAGTTATTTGGATGACATGAGATTCTGAAGTAGGAGCTTTTAGAGATTGAGAGGAGAAGATTGATCTTGAAGTGTTCTTGAGAAGCAAAGAGACTGCCTTCACTTCCAGGCCCAGAAGTGAGGGTCGCAGTGGAAACAGTGCCCTTGGGAGCTAGGTTTCTGTTTGTACAATAGATGAGGAGGCCTTTGAGAAACAAATTGGGGAATGAAGAGGATTATGCAGTTAACTGATCCTGAATTCCAGAGACCCCAACTAGGCAGGTTTCCAAAGTTGGAAATGAATAGGAGTCAGGTCTTAAAAGAGGTTATTCAGAGTCAGGTGGGAATTAAAGTCCTGGATATGAAGGTTGATGACCGGGGACACATGGTTATAGTTAGGCGAACAGGGAAAAAATGTACAGTGAGGTTAGTCCAGACTGTCTCATCTCAAGATGGTTAAGAAATGAGCTCAAAACAGACTAATTTAATCCTATTGAGTAAAATCATGTGGTTAAATCCAGAATCTATTATGTTAAAGACAAATTGCAAGAGACTTTCTTGTACAGCTTTCAAGTAGACACCTAGTGGTTTTAGTTTACAGAGAGGCCTGAGTTGGATAGAGTCTTCCCATAAAGCCCCATTTCATGTCCCAATTAGcctggagtcagacagaaaaaaaatgaaagactctCCCAGATCCACTGTAGATCTGTAGTCTGAAGACATTCACCACATTTTCCCCAGTGTTCCCCTTACAATGACATCTACTTACTCCAAGGACTGTAGCTTCTTCCTGCAGACTGTTCTGCAGGTTATCTTCTTTTTGGTAGCTGTGTTTAGGTTTTTCTCTTTTGAGGATGATAATGCCATTTGGAGTAAAGGAGTCAAAGGCTCCCTTGGTCTTGGGCTGTGATAGcatgatgctgatgatgctggAAGAGGCAGTGAACTCAGTTAGGACCTGAGGTTCAACCTGAAGATGTGAAaccatttaagatttttctccatTGTCCAAGGGGTGACCTGTCCTTTAGGAACAAAACTGAAtgtggggagcagcagaagcaTTGGAAGACCAGCATGCTTGGTACAGTCCATCCATTATGGACAGAAAGCATATCACTgggagaaaatgaaacatttcgAGGAGTCCCACATTTGAGAGGTAAACAATTCAGATAGAACTTGGCTTGCAGCCTTGAGGTTATCCACCTTACTGTCCTTCCAACAAGCCCTGCTTCCAGCCTCCCTCTCGTACCCGTGTACCTCTGCTTCACCCACATTCCCACGCCACATGTCCCAATACTGTACTTTTATGCTGCACCTATACTGCTCAGTCTTCCATCATagtcttgttttctttccctcagaTGTTGATTAATCCTAGTCCACATCTCTTTCTTGTGTAGGTCCTGTCCCACATGGAATGACCCCCTTGTCTATGATTGTtaatatgaacatttatttaactCCTGCTAAATTCCAGGCACTAGGCCATAGTAGCTCTAATCTCTGTAACAACATAGGTGTTATTAACTCCACTTTATGCATTAGAAACTCAGGACTGATAAGTTCAAGTGATTTTCATTATATGAAATACACAAAGTACTTAGCCTGGCACAGTGAGAGTATTTAATACATGGTagcaaatataattattattatcttgtATTTGTGTCACGGTCTGAACCAAATCGATCTGGCTCAGAAGCTTGTGATAGTTTTCTCAATACCACATTAATTCTCCtcatcttcccttctttcctaaCATTGACAGTTCCAATGTAGACTCAAGAGCCCAAATCAGCAGTGTTGCTGAGCCTCTGTGGTATGAGCAGCAGAGTCCAGCCACTGGGATGCTCCCTAGATCTGTTCTCAGCACAACATTCTCCCCCTTGAAGGCCGTAGTTTGGATAAAGTCTTGTGATAATCTGATGGTGCCACAGTTCTGTTCCCCAGTCCTTCTCCTCAATGTCCAGGTTCTCTTGGAGGGAATGCATAACATATAAAGACTGGAACTGGCATCTACAATCTCATTACTAGTGAGGGAGATGGGAAAGGACATTGAGCTGGAAGTACAATGCCTTAGCGTCAATTTGCACATTTGAGCATATGTCTTAGAGTCCAGTCCTATGCTTATATTCCATACACAACAGTTATTACTAAACTCACCATAAGCACGTTGTTTTAGCCACTTCATAGGTTCATGGTGAGGGAGCGGAGATGATGCATGTAATGGGTTCAACATAGAACAGGGGCACATGATATACTCTCAATACATATTAGTTATATCTAAACTGATTGGAATTCCAGCTCAGATATTTATTAGTTGGCCACAGGCAGGTTATTTCCCCTCATTTATCATGTTTCATTatgtataaaataggaataataatgcTATCAGGAAGCACTCTTGTGAGGATTTGAATGAGGTGATTTAGATGAGTGCCCTTTGTTGTGTCCCTGTGATCTTTATCAGGTGCTCCATATTACTCAATAAAAGATTGGTGACTCCACCCCATTTCCACTCATAGATCCATGCCCTGGTCATTTCTTATGCTCTCTGGGCATCAGATACCTttgaaaagttattaaaaatacagttctCCTTGTTTGAggagttaattttcttttttggggatTTTGGAACCTGAACAGAAGTATGGTCGAGGTAACATGAATAAGGAGGGGAATAGGGTTGACACTGAATCCTTTGCAGTAGAACTGGGGCAAAGAGGCCATGGGTGAGCATTCTAGCACATCTTTAAAACCAGAGTGGTAGAAAAAGTATCAGGTTTGGAAAGATTCTGGGTTTCAAAATCAAACAGTAGTTCctgataaaatgataataattgctaacatttactCGGCACCCACTGTGAGTCTAGCACTCTGATAAGAGCTTTGTGTAAAGTCTCATTTAGTCTACACAACGACTCTCAGAGATAGGTGCTATTGTTACTTGAattctacagataagaaaatgaggCTTATATTTTCCActgtggtcaggaacaagacagggatgtccactctcaccactattatttaacGTAGTACAGAAGTCCctgccacagcagtcagacaacaaaaagaaataaaaggtatccaaatccaAATCAGCCAGGAAGAAATctaactttcactatttgcatatGACTGATACTCTatttagaaaacctgaaagactccatcaaaaaattgctaggattgatacatgaattcagtaaagttgaggataaaaaatcaatgtacagaaatttgttgcatttctatataccaataatgaggcagcagaaagagaaatcaaagaatcgatcccatttttaattgcaccaaaaactgtaagatacataggaataaacctaacgaaagaggtaaaagatctgtactctgaaaactataaaacactgatgaaagaaattgaagatgacacaaaaaaatggaaacacat
Above is a genomic segment from Halichoerus grypus chromosome 11, mHalGry1.hap1.1, whole genome shotgun sequence containing:
- the MS4A7 gene encoding LOW QUALITY PROTEIN: membrane-spanning 4-domains subfamily A member 7 (The sequence of the model RefSeq protein was modified relative to this genomic sequence to represent the inferred CDS: substituted 1 base at 1 genomic stop codon), which produces MLSQPKTKGAFDSFTPNGIIILKREKPKHSYQKEDNLQNSLQEEATVLGIIQILCCLLISSLGAILVSAPHSSHFKPTISTILMSGYPFVGALCFAITGSLSIISGKKSTKPFAMSSLTSSAMSSLAAGAGLFLLADGLASLETASXRCDSEREYLSTLPYLMYYYSIYEFKDCLLASVSLTSEFPCQGHIQHAKKLFKVMDRSNASEEKGEMQCSWQHVIRLS